The genomic DNA TTTCTCCAAATACAACCCAGTCAAAATGAATCCAGAGGACATTGCAAAGACTGCCTTCATCACACACTGGGATATGTACACCTTCATCATGATGCCTTTCGGCCTAATCAATGCAGAGCCACATATCAAAAAATGATGAACACCATTTTTAAGAGCCAACTGGGGAGGAACATGGAGTcctatgtcgatgacatgataTACAAAGTAATCACAGTCCCAGatcacatcaaagacctcaagaAATGTTTTGACAGCTTAAGGAAGTACAATATGAAGCTAAACCCGGAGAAATGTGCTTTCGAGGTCCCCTCTGGGAAGTTTCTTGGTTAGTGAACGGGGAATCGAGGCGAACCCGGAAAAAATTAGAGCAATCATGGAAATGGCGATTCCCCGGACCCAGAAAAACATTCAAAAGTTGGTGGGATGTTTGGCAGCCCTTCGCATGTTTATCCCAAAACAAGCGGAGAGATGCCTGCTTTTCTTTGAGTTCCTAAACAGAGCCCGGAACAAAAAACTAATTGAGTGGACTCCAGAATATGACACGACCTTCGAAGAAGTCAAGCGACACTTGATGAACCCGTCTATGCTGTCAAAAGCCAAACCTGGAGAGCCCCTATATCTCTACATTACAGCCAGGGCGAGAGCAATTTCTTCGGCTCTCATATGGGAAGAAAATGGAACATAGAGCCCGATTTACTATGTAAGTTAGGTCCTCAAGGATGCTGAAACCCGATACCCAAACTTAGAAAAATTTGCCCTAGCTCTTGTACACTCAAGCCGGAAGCTTAGACAATATTTCCAAGGCCGGGAGATCAAAGTGATAACGGATCAGCCACTCCGAAGAATTATTCACAAACCAGACGCATCCGGAAGATTGGTAAATTGGGTGATAGAGCTATGCCAACTCAATATCAAGTTTGTCCCAATgacggccataaaagcccaggcttTGGCCGAATTCGTCATGGTATGTACTTTCCCCAGAGCCCCGGAAATCCCAACTAACCAATCTGGAGGAGAAAAAGAAACCAACGGCAAGAACGCATGGACATTATATGTCAATGGCTCGGCGACAGTTGAAAGGTCCAGGGCAGGCCTAATTCTTTCGAGCCCGGATGATTTTACAATTCAACAGGCTAAAACTTTCGTTTTTAAAGCAACAAACAGTCAAGCTGAATATGAAGCATTGCTATCCGGACTCAGATTGGCAAAATCACTCGGGATAATAAAGTTGATCATCTACAGTGATTCCCAGATTGTGGTCAAACAAACCAATGGAGAATACATCGCGAAGGACCCCAAGTTGGCACAATATCAAGTGATGGTGCGGAATATTCTGTAATCCATCCCGGATACCACCATTCTGCAGATAAATATAGAGGAAAACTTCAAGGCAGATGAACTTCCCAAGCTCGTGCAAAAGACTTCGGATCTAAGCAGTTCGGTCTATTTTGAAGAGCTCGGGGCACCTAGCATAGATCGGGCCGAAATCTTATGCATTAGCAGCCCGGATAACTAGAAGACTCCCTATATAGCCTACTTGATAGATGGAACCCTGCCAGAAGATCAGAATAAAGCACGGTACCTCAAACATAAAGCCGCCCGATCCTTCCTTGAAGATAATCAACTATATAGGAGAACCTTCTCGGAACCCACTCTCAAATGTGTTGATCCGGAAGAGGCAGCTTATTATCTCCGAGAAATTCATGAGGGAATTTGCGGAGATCACCTGACCGCCAAAGCCCTAGCCTACAAAGTCATTAGATAAGGATACAATTGGCCAACTATCCATACGGATGCGGTGGCATATATGAAGAAGTGTAGCAAATGCCAAAAGTTCAGCAATGTGCTGAAGCAGAGCCCAAGCCTTCCGGGTTCAGTTTTATCCCCGGTTCCCTTGGATGTTTGGGGTATTGAAATCATTGGTCCTTTTCCCCGAGCCAAGGGAGATTTACGCTACGTTTTAGTAGCGATTGACTACATGACTAAGTGGGCGGAAGCTAAAGCCATGTGAACCATCAATCAACAGGATTGCATCAAATTCATGGATTCGATCGTGATGAAGTTCGGGATACCGATGATCTTGATCTCAGATAACGGGCTGCAGTTTGTTGGTTCGGATTTCGAAGTTTATTTCGCAGCTTGACAAGTAGAGGTAACCAATAGAACTATACTCCGGGGCCTGGAGAAAAGATTGAAGGAATCCAAAAAGACCTGACCAGATGAACTCCCGAAAATCTTGTGGTCTTACAGGACCACCCCAATGACAAGAACCGGAGAGACTCCCTTCAAACTTGCTTATGGCACCGAGGCTCGGCTCCCAGTCGAAACCGGATCACCCTCCCATAGAGTTGTCAATTTTGATGAAGTCTCCAACGTTGAAGGCCTTAAAACAAACTTGGAGCTCTTAGATGAAGTAAGAGACCGGGCTGTCGAGAAAATGGAAAGctacaaggaaaatacaaagctctattttataaaaaaattcaaaatcagGGAATATGAGGTGGGAGATTTGGTACTCTGAGACACTAAAGCTTCAGAACCAACAAATCAAGGCAAACTACAGCCCAACTGGGAAGGGCCTTACAAAATTAAGGAGGTTCTACGCCCTGTGACATACAAGCTATGTTATTTCAATGATACCGAGGTCCCTAACACCTGGCACATGGCCCATTtaaggaaattctaccagtaACCAAAAGGTGCTCATTCCGGGACCATCTCTATCTCGGAATTATGATATTTTTATCTCTCAATCAAATGATTTAAATATTGTATCTATTCACCCCAAAATGTAATGTCTACtttatttatattaaatgaaatttttatttttgagCATCCCATAGCTTAGAATAATTTTGTTCTATCATTCGATTACTACCATTATATGCACACCCAAACGCGTGACTTATATAAATTCATTACTTAGAAAAAATTTCTTACAATTGGAAATTTTACCCTTCCCGGGGTCATAAAACACAACCCATGTGTAATAAGAAAAATTTCTTACAAATTGGAAATTTTACCCCTTCCCGGGGTCATAAAACATAACCCGTGTGTACTAAGAAAAATTTCTTACAAATTGGAATTTTACCCGTTCCCGGGGTCATAaaacacaacccatgtgtacttagaaaaatttcttaCACATTGGAAATTTTACCCCTGCCCGGGGTCATGAAACACAACTCATGTATACTTAGGAAAATTTCTTACTTGTGAAAATTCACGGCTTAGAAAAATTTCTTATAATTGAAGTTTTTGCCCCAACCCGGGGCCAGAAACAGATCACAGCCTATGTTTGCTTACGTGAATCTTCTATGTTCAAATTTGAAAGCGATAAAATGCAGTCTAAACACACATGCGTTAAAATAAACCCAGGGAAACCTACCCCGGAGGCAAAAGTACGTTCAAATTACATTCAAATCAAAGTAGCCAAATGCTAAGTTCAGGAAATACTTAAAGAACATCAAGTTAAATTACAAGGCACGAGGCCCAAACAAATTAATCTTTTGCTGCTGGCTCCGGGGGAGGGGAAGGAGGCTGCTCCAGGTCATCTTGAGGCAGAGGAGGCTGTTGAGCTATCGGGGAATCGGGCACATGAGGCGCATTGTTGGATGATCCAGCTCCGGAATCCCTGGCCAAGATGGCGTTGGACTCATTTTCCAGTCGGGTCTCCTCTTCAATGTACTTCTCGAGGAAGACATCGATGGTACCCCCGGGGTTGTCGGCAAGGTACCGGGAGGCAACCCACCAGCATATCTGGATCTTTTCTAGAGCCTTTTCATTCAACTCCTCGAAGTACGCCGGAGTTCCCCGGAAGTTGGCTAAGACTTCTTCCGGAGTGGGCCTGGCAGCCAAATCATCTCTCAGGCTCTGGATCTCCGCCCTCATCTCCCAGACAGATGCCTCGGCACGATCCTGCCTCTCCCtgatttcatctaagatctttTTATGAGCCTCAGCCTCCTTCAAATTGGCCTCTTTCAACGCCTTTACCTTCCGGGCCAAAATCTCGGCCTCAATCTTAGTAACATCGTTGGAATCAGCCTTCGCCTGCAAAAATTTACACGTCAAAACTAGAAGATACAAAGCATAAAAAGACAAGTACAAAAAAAATAAAGCAAGTACTTACAGCAGTAACATCCTCCTCCATAGAAGTCAAGAAATTTTTGAGAGGCTCCTTCCGGTACATCTTCCTCTCGGTAGTGGTGGCATAGTTTTCAAACAGCTCCTTCCGGCGAGTCTCCGGAGTGAAACTAGCCAGAAGTGCTTTGAGGGTCTCCGGAGTGTCAGGGGCCAACTCGGTAGCAATCTTCTTCGAGGATCGGCTCTCCGAATCCTCAGCATCCCCCTCCCCGGACTCCATAGGGGCATTCTTTCTCTTTCTGGGCGCCTGGCCCTTCTCCTTCTCCTTAACAACCTTAGCCCGAGGCTCATTTATCATAATTGTCGTCCTCCCTGGACGTGTTGGCACGGCCTTCCCGGCCCCGGCACCAGCTCCACCCTCCTCGCCGTCACCAACTTTCTTCTTCCCGATGTCCAAGCTATTCAGACCACCGATTCTCCTACACCTTGTAGCCAAGTCCTTCAATTGGGCAGACATGTTGCTGGGATATGGGATCAACAACCCATATTTTCGCACAAAAACTTGCAAAATCGAGGTTATTTACACAAAATCACCGCAATAAACAATACAAAACCAAACAACTACACGAATTCAAGCCCAAAACAATAAATCATACGAAAGATTCGAATAAAAACCTATAGCTATCAATCATTACTCGCACAAAATAATGGCATGCAGCACAAAAGTAAGAAACAATGGAGAAGAGAAGCAGAAAACTTACAAGAAAGAAGGCAAAAATTCTTGGTCACTCGCTTGCAGTCGAATCTTCAGAAAAACTTCAAACTCAGAAAATTTGTATATTTTGCTCTTGTGTATCTGCTGGCATAAAAGGAAAAACAAGGATTAAGCATGGGTATTTATAGAGGAGAGAAAGGGAAGTGAAAAGGCATTACTTAGTGGTTTGACATCCCCGCCACTTGGCGCCTCCTCACTGGTCTCGAAAATTGTAACTGCAGCAGTTAATACCTCTGGTGTAATCATGTCATGGCACGACTTTTCAGGAAAAAAGGGGGAAACGGAAACGTTTTATACACTCAAAAATACATACacagatatacatatatatctgTGAGTCCGGCTGGAATCCCTACAGACATCTAACATCCCGAATTTTCCGCACCTACTTTCCAGAGTCCGGTCAAATCAAAGGACACCCTGTCCTTATACATCCAACCTTATCCCAAACTCAAATTTTAAATCAAaggactaaccaagtcaaccccggagtctcataCCCATTAGACCCCGGGGTTAGGGACAACAAATTAAAGAAAAATCCCAAAATCTTTCCTATATAAAAGTTTAAGGAACCCCACCTTGGACGCAAATCTAaggactaaccaagtcaaccaCGAAGTCTCATACCCATTAGACCACGGGGTTAGGGTgcaacaaatcaaagaaaaccccaaACTTTTTCTTATATAAAAGTTTAAGGAACCCCACCTTGGACGCAAATCAAAGGACTGGCCAAGTCAATCCCGGAGTCTCATACCCATTAGACCCCGGGGTAAGGGgcaacaaatcaaagaaaaaccccaaaatttttcttCCACATAATGCAACAATAACTAATCAACTCCCCCATTTGGgaaacccgcataagggagtgaGAGGCAAATGATAGCCTATATAAGCTCAGACCCAATAATAGGAGCCCAATGCCCAGGAATAGGAGCTCAGGGCCCGGTAAGCAATAATCCTGGAAGGCCTCAAGACACGTGACATCATCCACACCGCCCAGGTGGACCGTTTCCGAAACCTTCCTACGGTCCGGATCCAGTAGTACACTAACTCATCACAGACGTCCACGCGTCACAGACGTCCACGCGTCTTTCAGTCCAAAATCCATCTACGGTTCAGATTCAAGATACAAACCTCTAAACCCTAACAGGAAGCCTataaaaggctaaacaaaaggTGTATTGGGGGTTATTTCATCTTTacaatacacacacatacacacacaccacTATCTATCTGTTTAATTCCTACTCTACCCTTTCTTCTCCGAAACCCCTTCTCATTCTCACGTCGGAGGTGCCGCGGGTATGCCACCCCCCTTCTGGTTCTGTTTTGCAGGAGCCTATCCTACAGTTACACCACAAACCGCCATCATTTCTGCTCAAATGGAGTTTGAGTCCGAGTAGCGCAGGTAGAGGACCCCGGGGTGATATGAAATTATCATGAAGTGTTTGGCCAACAAATATGATCGAGCAAATATTTTAATATACCAGTTACAGAAAAGGTTGCATGTATTGCCATGTTTGTATACTGTAAACTGTAGTTGATGCATTGGAGAAGTACGAATAATTTGGAGATGATAACTGATAGCCTATATTAGCTCAGGCCCAATAATAGGAGCCCAAGGCCCAGGATTAAGAGCCTAGGACCCGGTAAACAATAACCCTGGAAGGCCCCAAGACACGTGGCAACATCCACACCGCACAGGTGGACCAGTTCCGGAACCTTCCTACGGTCCGGATCCAGTAGTACACTAACTCATCACAGACATCCACGCGTCTTTCAGTCCAAAACCCACCTACGGTTCAGATCCAAGGTACAAACCTCTAAACCCTAATGGTAAGCCTataaaaggctaaacaaaaggTGTATTGGGGGTTACTTAATCTTTactatatacacacatatacacacaccactATCTATCTGTTTAATTCCTACTCTACCCTTTCTTCTCCGATACCCCAACTcattctcacgccggaggtgTCGCGTGGACGCCACCCCCCTCCGATTCTGTTTTGCAGGAGCCCATCCTACAGCTACACCACAAACCGCCATCATTTCTGCTCAAATTGGGTTTGAGTCCGGGTAGTGCAAGAAGAGGACCCAGGGTGATCTACAATTATCATTTACTACTTGATCCTCCAGAGGTGAAAGGGGATCAATAGGCCATTCAATGGATGGGTTTGGATCGGATCGGCCTAAATCCATATCCATATCAATTTATTTTTTCGGATTCAGATTCAGATCGGATCGACTCTAGATTTTTTATAGGCTGATCCATATCCGGACCTGGTCGGATCACGAATTTCGGATCGGATATCTGCTCTATTTatgtatatttaatttttaacttCAATTATTACAAAACCTTTTTAAAATTCACAATTtcgaaaaatattaaaatacaagTAGAATATAACGAAGTCCAAAGATAAATTACGAACTAAAATTCGCTTTTTGAAACAAACATACTATTGGATTGTACAGTATTTTAATTCTAACAATGGAAAAAATTGATGTTGCAAAATGAAAGTGTTATATAAATTGAGAGTTGGGTTATGCTGCTCTAAAAAGTAAAAGAATTAGAGTTATAGAAATGGACTAGACTATGGAGATCGAATCGAACAAAATATAGATAATGAGATTTGACTCGAAGATAACGGGACTTGACTTAGAAATAAAAGTGTTATATGAAATGAGACCTGAGTTATGTGGCTTTAAAAGGTAAAAGAACTAGAGTTATAGAAATGGACTAGACTACAGAGAGTGATCCGAACGAAATATAGATAATGGATTTCACTCGAGGATAATACGtttaaaattagaattattaaaaaatatttttattacattatatatatatatatatatatatatatatatatatataaaccggATCAGGTTATTAACGGATCGGATCGACCTAAATCCATATCCGCTTCATTTATAATTGGATTTTTCTTATAGGATCGGATTTTTAATAGTTCGATCCATATCCACTAAAATGACCTCGAATCGTATCGGATCGGATTTTCGCTCTATTAAAAGTAATAGACATAGATGTATTGATGATTTACTTCAAGCTCCTGCAGAATTTGCTTGGAATACCAAAAGTTGAAGACATGTACAAAGTGTGTAGACCAATTCGAGACTGATCCAGGTTgtaaaaatgataaaaatatcGGCACAGTATTGGAGATTTTCAACAGGAGAATACAGAGAATAAGCAAAGTGGTGTCAAGTTGCACGTTACAAAGTTCATCAGGTTCTTGCTTGTACCATAGTCCATACCAATTAAATTTTCCGTTTTATCATCTTAATTGAGAATCTAATACTCAATTTGCATTCTCCAACGCTAAGTAAAGATTTTCAGAttcatcaattttttttttttcaaatttagtCGATAAGATAACCAACTGTCATTTACTAtgaaatatttaattataatatacTTAACTATCAGTGGAGTATTTTATATTACTAGTTACATGATTAAATATCATATACGAATTAGGATGTCGATACATTATTACTTAACTATCATCGGAGTATCTTATATTACTGGTTAAATATTATATACAAATTGAGATACCACTACTTCAATTGATCAAAGTTGGTTAGTTTTTTCAAATTgattatttttgttaatttttttagATAATCGGTTAATTTTTATCACTTTTTCGCAAAATATAATTAATGTTTCTTTGATTACAAAATTAGAGCCAATGTATGATTTATATGAGTTCGTAATATACTTTTAATAGCAACattataattttttaatcaaATACTGTAACTATAAAAATACCCCAACATTCATGTTAAAAATTCATTTGTACCTATCTTAAGTTAAAACTCTAATATTGTATTTGGTTGGGGAAAATGGAGTGAAATgcaaaaaaataaaagaaaacaatgTAGGTAAGTTGAAAGATTTGAAAAAAAATGAGATGATGCATAATTTTATGATAAGAGTTGTAAGAAAATGGGTATGGGGAGAATGGACCATTCCTTGTGAAATTGGAGGGGGGTGGGCTCTGATGTAAGTAAATGGCTTGGAACAGAATGGAGGAAAGAATGAATATTTAAAACATATAACTAACATCTACTACAAATTTCATTAGTAAAACCAAACACAACATAAGAATTGCGCTATTTTCCCCAAGTTAGGTGCTGGTGCTGCTCAAACATCAAAATAAAATCTTAAAATCCTAACCTTTTAGTTAAATTTTTAATTCTCCAAGTTCCTATTACACAGAGAAAAAGTAACAATTTTTACataaatccgaaattaataacATACCAAAACATTAAAAagggaaattaaaattaaaatatctaaataatTATACACAGTTCAATTATGCGACAAAGCATAACAACAAGATAATCATGATTCATGAGTGCCACCGCACCGCCTACCAAAAACTTGCACGCATTATCACACACTTCACCATCACTAATTTAATTATTCACTACATTCCAAAAAAATATACATACATTATCATAAAAataatcaaaaacaaaaaaaaatcaaaaaaaaatcttCCCATTCCACTGACGTCACCCTCCACCTCAGCTAAAACTCGGACCTTCCTTACCTAGATCCACAGACCCTTTCCCCAAACCCGGCACCGTCGCGTACCTCGACGAGAAGTTTCGCGTCAAATACTCATCCACCTCCACCGGGTCACCGTTCCGGGTCGGACCTTCATCGAAATTAAGCGCGTAGCTAAGCGGATCGTACTGGTACTTATTAGAACTTTTGCTCCGATTGAATCGCCGGATAAAAGTCTTCCATTTCGGTCCGGCGACGATCTCCGACCACTCGCGAAGCTTCTTCAGTGAGTTGACTCCGCTGTTCCACAGCGATTTGATTCCGGAGGTCGCCGAATTGTCGGAGCCGTAAGGGATGCAGAAGCAGAAGCGCCGCTTTACGAAAAGCGTTTCGGAAACGTCGTCGTTTGACTCGACGTCTATGATCGGAGAGAATTCACGGCTAGACATGTGTGTTTGTGTATGTATGTAGATACAGATGCGTGTGTGTGTGTATAGGTGAATTGGTGAAATTAAACCCTAACGctcatttattttatttgatttaggAGTGTTTAGTTGTGGGTAGATGATGGTGTGTGTTTGTGTGTTATATACGGGTGTTATTTAGGAGACATAACGGCGTTGTGTAAATGAAACTTGTTACCGGTTATTGCCGGTGATATGAAAGTGTAACTTGTTTTGGGGCCCGCAGAAAAGAGGGGAAACGTCTGTGGACTGTGGAGTTATGAATTAGAGATAAGAATGATCCATGTGAGTTTTATGAcagatactccctccgtccctcccagatgtttacatttgggtggggcgcggagtttaagaaaaatgataaagtagtggagaaaagttgaaaaaatgagtaaagtagtgggaccgattaatattatatgtataaagtggttATAGTGGAAGAAAAtagtggatgtagttaatttaaaaattataaaaactttactatttttggaaagttttgaaatgtaaacaattggatgggacatcccaaaaaggaaagtgtaaacaaatgggagggacagagggagtatttaATTGGATTATGCGGGGAATTGTTCCTAGATATTTTTATTTCTCTTTTTAATTTCtgtataataattttttttgtaaaaatacacTTTTTTTACATTCCGATACAACCGGTTGCAATCTCGACTGGTTTCCATATGCAACGGAAAGAAAACTCGAATGTATGTAACTAgctgtatattttgttaattttattcgtatcgtatttttacaaatatttttagaaaattataaaaattataaaaaaatagaaaaattaaagtaacatttttataattttttaaaatatatatctttcaataaagaataaaattaaaaattataaaaacttggGAGGGAAATAGATGGGGACTTTTAAATTTTAAGACTTGTTGTGTATTATACTTGCTTTAAATTAAAGTTAAATATTAATGTAGGGCCTTTTTGGATCTCCATAGtacaattaaataatagataaaaAATTTAATCAATGTAATAATAGTTAAATTTTAACTGTGTCGTATATTTTCGTATCGTCtattttcgtgtttcgtgtaGTTGAATTCCAATCACAAAATCAACATGTTTAGAGTTCATGTACATTTGTGTTCAtgtactttcgtttcgtgtcATGTAGTGTTTAttgaatataaatatatattaaatttaatattaatataaattaaaatatttgatttttagttaaaaaaattatgaaatatatgaaaaatatatatttatatctcAATTCTATATAATATAatgaaatcaaataatattttaaaaataaatatgcatacatTTATTATAATTCTTCATATAtctataaaaaatattaaaatttaattataatatttatttatgtaatatACTTTGTGTCGTGTATTCGAACAATAAATACAAAAACGATATTAAATTTCGACTGTATACTTCTGTGTGCGTATACAAAAAATACAAATATTAAATTATCATGAACAAATTCCTAAATAATCTTAATGAGGATATTTGTATCCAAAATTACGGGATCTAAATATagatataaataaaaatataggtAGATAATTTTTGATGACGCCGTGCCTCGGCCGACAAGCCTGGACCCTGTTGTGCCGTGAGCTTAAAATAATTACTCGATAGATGTCGTTTAAAAATTTAATCTTATAAATTATTATGGATCAAACGAGTTAAGAGGGAACTACTACTACTACAAATTATAGACAAAGACATAATGGGTCACTTCCATTAAAGCAAAAAATGGGATGACGGTGCCTTGAGTAACAGTCACAGAAACTAGCAGCTCTAAGAAAAAAGCCGGATAAGATGcggtttttatttttttaatttgattcGCATTTTAATAAGACTACAATATTTGTATGACTTTGCCATGCCAACCCCTCTTTTTTATATTTGGACTTGTATTCTTTATTAGCCCCTATGTTTGGACTTTGGTAAACTTTGCTAGAATTGTACATGTAATTTGGTATAAACAATATGCCGGCCCACAGGGTTGATTGGATTATCTACGTAAACTGTTGGGCGCACCCACTCTAACACTTTCTTTATGTTTTTTGTCAATAATTTACAATTATTCCATCACAACAATTTAAACTATATATGAATCAACAATGGTAGGTGTGACAACCGCTTAACACGCCGCAGCTTAAAAATATAAAAGTCGACTAAAAATTAAAAACATCAACAGAATAATACTCCTTTGACAGTGtatgaaataaaaaaaaaactttGAAATACAATCCGATGCTTTTTAATTTTTAGTAAGTTTCCAAACTTTAATATAGTATTTGGAACTCCACATATCATTTCTATACACTTTCTATTTTGGGACGTctcatttaattataaatatttcgaaATTTATCGAAAATAgtaaaaaatttatatataaaattaactACACTCACTTATATTCACTATTTTCTTCCACTTCACTAACTTTATATCGTGAATAATGATTATTTCCACCACTTTACTCATTTTCCTTACATTTTCTCACCACATTCCTTTTTTCTTAATCTCCATACCCAAATCAAAAATATACATTCATTACTTTATTCCATTATCGTAACCAGAATGGAATATGTCGCATTACAGTACATTGAAGTGGGTGGTGTAATATccggaaaaattatgtgaatattttgtgataattaaataaatattatgtgtttacacgagtttaaaatgattatttCCATGTTATGACATGTTATAGTTGTTATCTGTGGCCCCGCAAGGACCCGAATTTTTTTCGATTAATTGTTATGTGTTTAAAATGCAACTGTATGAAAGAACCCGCGATctggacgcgtgtttattagcgtctttatcgaggtactagttttatctcgttttatgtgtgttttcatacattatatgtgttttcgggggtttctgttaatttaggaattgTTTCGGTTCTTAAAAATCaatggaccgggaccccaccgtgttaggtaatgaatacaacacatgggtgaatgtgttttagttaTATTTAAGGCTTTTTCAAGGTTAATTGCTTGGTAACAAAGCATATAAGAAATGCAGaaatattatgttaactgaaaataaacagtgcacacaatatttcaaaactcacttaattttgtattaaaattaagccAGTGTCTTGCTACAAAACCTGGGTTCTTTATAAGTAAAGGattcagcttcttccttgagagagttacaagaaaattATAGATCGGtttgatacaaaataaaaagcaaaggaccagtgtttactttatagaatagtaaacacaggtttataCAACATGCAATAtaatgtactaaaccctactttaagttatctctaaagctttccatttctggcttagtatatctttttaaatcctgtgaatctgtgacttttctttgtcagttaatcttgacctttgattttgcactcttcaagctacttttgtagactttttaatctaagtgattagattgtttgttgattgataatcttgaatatttaacttgtctgcattctgtacttgagcttcatatcgagatctccagtctgaactatagagaactgacatctctATAAGTaca from Apium graveolens cultivar Ventura chromosome 5, ASM990537v1, whole genome shotgun sequence includes the following:
- the LOC141659924 gene encoding uncharacterized protein LOC141659924 — encoded protein: MSSREFSPIIDVESNDDVSETLFVKRRFCFCIPYGSDNSATSGIKSLWNSGVNSLKKLREWSEIVAGPKWKTFIRRFNRSKSSNKYQYDPLSYALNFDEGPTRNGDPVEVDEYLTRNFSSRYATVPGLGKGSVDLGKEGPSFS